Sequence from the Rhinoraja longicauda isolate Sanriku21f chromosome 17, sRhiLon1.1, whole genome shotgun sequence genome:
TTAACTCTGGTCATTACTTTTAGGAACCCAGGGATATCAGTGAGGgtggtccatatctggaatgagctgccagaggaagctatacaaGCGGACACAATTATGACTTTTTTAGGACAAataaatggataggaagggtttagaggtctTTGGGCtaaatacaggcaagtgggactaactgAAGacgccaacttggttggcaagggcaaggtgggctgaagggcctgtttccatgctgtgtagctccGTCTCACCTGTGAGCTGTTTAAAAAATGCTTGCTCAGCTCtgtcgaagggtcccgacccgaaacatcacccatccatcttCACCAGAGATGCGGACTGACCCGCCCGAGCTGCTCCAGCACCGAGTGTCTATCTTTGCTCAGGTCTCGTTGGATTGGTCCTGGTGGGCAGTATGCCAGCGGAGATGGTGGCATCTCCTGCAGAGGTTGGAGGTGGTGACGTTGCAGTCGGCAGTGAAGGGAAAGGGGCTTGATGGAGATGGGCAGGGGCAAGTGaggaagagaaggggagagtgcgAAGGGGTGAATGAAACAGCAGGATGCTggtgttagactttagactttggagattcaGTGTTATGTGCGTGCCTGAAGACCTTGCAAGGTGAGAGGCTGTTTCTTAAATCAGTTAGCGTGAGGACACTGGTCGGGCCAGTTGCTCCTCAGAGCCAGGCTTCCCCTGTCCCACGGCACCAGCAGGAGTCACAGCAGTGCCAGGGTTTGGGCAGGGTACGCTGCTCCATCCGACCACCAGTTGGGCTGGCAGGGGAAGCAAATGACCATTGCAACCCAAGTGGCAATGGGAGCAAGGACTTCCTCCCCCGTGGgctggaggaggtgggagggcgGTTGGTGAGCTTAACATTACCTCCCTTCCCCTAGCGCCTGGTAATGACCAAGGTGGATGAAACCAGTTGCCTTGTGGAGAGGTGCGGCGCAGTGGACCTCGCTGGACCCGGCCCGACATGTCCTCGTTGGTGCCAGCCGTGGTCCAAAACTTCCCTTGAAACTTAAggacacacaaaattaccccaaGTGGCCGAGACCCACAACTGGTTTGGACGTCCGTGAGAAGGTGCAGGCATCCATAGGAATGTACACAGGACTGGAGGCACACCGCGTGATCACATATGTATCGTCCATCCGTGTTGGAGCTGAAGTATTGCTCAGGCATTGATGGCGTTGGCTACGTCAGTGAACACCAGTCTACTGGGCCTCTGCAAGGACGCTTGACTTGGCATCAAGATCTGGAGAAAGCAAGAGGGGAATGAGCAATCTCTACGAATATCCATGTCCCTCCCGGCTTTAAGGCAAGTGCTTTGCACGCTTTCAATCACAATGCCATGTCTCACTGCGAATCGGCACGGCAAGCCCTCACTGTTAATCCCCACTGCCAACCTACTCGTGCTTCCTCTGTTAATTCCCAATGATCGCACATagtagcgcagcgggtagagctgctgcctcacggcatcacagacccagggttcaatcctgaccttggatgctgtctgagtGTGGAGTTGCACGCCTTActggtgatcgcgtgggttttctccgggtgctccggatgcctcccacattccaaagacgaggaggttcgtaggttaatcaacctctgtaaaattgccccttgcgtctagggaatggatgcgaaagtgggataacacagaactagggtgaacgagtgatcgatggttgatgtggacttggtgggcctgtttccatgctgtatcactaaattaaactaaacgttaATAAGGACCCGAGGAGTAActtgttttacacaaagtgtggtgggtgtgtggaatcagctgctggaggaggtagttgaggcagggagtatcgcaatgtttaagaaacatttagacaggtacattgataggatacgtttagatggatatgggccaaacacaggtaggtgggactagtggccggtgtgagcaagttgggccaaggggcctgtttccacactgtatcactctatgacatacAACAGACTGTGCCAGTGGATGCCCAGCAGTCATGCACTAGCAAAAGGCACCATCTTCAGGAGGAATCCAGGGGAGATGAAGCAAACCTGATGGAGTGGGCTCAGTCTCTGATCAACAAGCCATGAAGGGGATGCCCAAGATGACAAGGATGttcttgagtcatagagtcatacagcatggaaacagccccattggcccaacctgtccaaactgaccaagatgttcccctgcaggacctatacatcaggaggtgcagatccagagcaagcaagatcatgagggacccctgccaccccagtaacggactgttccagatgctacggtcaggcaaacgcctccgctgtcacgctgtgaaaacggagaggatgagacggagcttcttcccacaggccatcaggactgtcaactttgataaccccagagactaaatttttgtcgacactttttgtgctatgtttagtaacttattaactttatttatatgctgtaactgtaattatttttgtgcacaacccacaggcattgccactttcatttcactgcacatcgagtatgtgtatgtgacaaataaatttgacttgacttgacttgactatgccccaatctgcactagtcccacctgcccacatttggacaATATCCTccgaacctttccaatccatgtgcatgtccaaatgtatttaaatgttgtcatagtacctgccgcaactacctccttcatcaactcgttccatacacccaccaccctttgtgtaaatatcgttacccctcaggttcctattaaatcttaatattaaaatgcagggaggtgggactagtgtagatgggacatgttgggcggtgtgggcaagttgggccgaaggatctgtttccacgctgtatgatcgaTGACGCCTCCACTTGCTTGCCAGCCTCACCTTGCTCTGTAGCCCCTGTGAGGTTGCATCTCGTCCGTGGTCAAGTAACTCCTGTTCCAGCTCGTCTTGCTCCTCGCCGGGGTCAAAGTTGTACATTGGCATCAGCTGGTGGCGTAGTTTCTCCAGCCTGGTGGCGACAAAAGTGCAACAGTAATCAACCATTTTTACACCATTTGCAACTGGCTTCCATGCCCTGATGATGGAGGAAACCAATATTTTTATGGTGTTTTGGTTTCTTTGGCCGTCTACGGTACGTGCAGCactgtgatgcagcggtagagctgctgcctcacatcgccagatacccggttcgatcccgactacgggtgctgtctgtacggaatttgtacgtttgctctgtgaccacgtgggtttaccccaggtgctccagtttcctcccacactccaaagacgtgcaggtttgtaggttaattggcttcggtgaaaattgtaaattgcccccagtgtgtaggatagaactagtgtaccaggggatcgctggtcggtgcggactcggttagccaaagggcctgttgccacactgtatttcAAAAAGTAAAACAAATGTACAAGGTATATATCAGGAGCATGATGGGTCAACACTTGCCTGTATGCATGCAGGGTCAACAAGACAACctcctttagattttagactttagagatacagcacggaaacaggcctttggattttagactttagaggtacagcgcagaaacaggcctttcgacccaatcCTTTAAACCTAGGCTGACTAGCAATCTAACCTGCatgctagggataattttacaacttaccgaagccaattaatctacaaacccgaaggtagacacaaaatgctggagtaactcagcgggtcaggcagcatctcaggccaggaggaatgggtgacgtttcgggtcgagacccttcttcagacttcagacttcttgccgctaatctacaaacccgcacgtcttacgaatgtgggaagaaaccagagcacccgaagaaaacccacgcggtcgcagggagaataagCAAAAACAGCACCTTTGGTCAAGTTTGAACCCGGCCCGCTGGCTCCGTAAAGCAGCATTATACTGTTGCCCCCCCCAGAGCTGTAATGAGGGCGTGGGGATTTAGACAGATAGTGCTGGACCTATTATAGTGTTGTCTGGATATTTATGAATGTATTGATCTCAAGTCCCTGGGGTTGTTTAATTAATGAGCTTAACACTGTTGAGCAGTGCTCTACTGACTGGATAGTTACAGTGCTTGATGTACACCAGGTTACAGGATCAAGCTTATGATAATCACAAAGACATTAAAACTGGCCGCAACTCTTCAAGAAGTTGGATTCAAATcatgagacacagagtgctggagtaactcggccgtTCAgggaatatctctggagaaaaagaatgggtgacattttgggtttgatcccttcttcagacctcagcaccagtgccagagatccgttcacactggttccatgttatcccacattgtCATGCACTCTCTGTGCACTCAGGGACAAATCTGCACGgtttgggggagtgggaggaaacaggagcacccagaggaaacccacgcggtcacagggagaacgtgcaaacaccacacatgcagacacagcacccggggtcaggatcaaacccaggaaccatgcgctgtgaggcagcagctctaccagctgcgctactgtgcaaTTATAGCACTGACATACCAATCCTGGCAGGATCTCACACCCCTGTTCCTAGGCTCCCTCAATCTCTTGTAGTCCATACGTTCcagttctccccacacccctaccCTTGccagctctcccactcccactgccATTTAAAGCTTCAGGTGGAACCATGCAAATTTTAAACTATCCCACATTTGACAATTTGAATTCACACTGTGCAGCAATTGGTAGGTTTGAAGGCTCTTCTTTCATCTAGAAATGATGTATGTTCATGAATGGGGGAGGAAAGGCGAGATGGACCTTCGCcaaaggaagagaggaggggggagtggtgggggaaagaggcccCTCCCTCCCTTATGGCATCCGACGCGTGTCTGCAGATTAATGAATGGATTTGCTggcaggaagagggggggagggagagagagagagggagagagagagagagggagagacacaggCCAGCCACAAGTGACAGCGGTTTCTGCGGTCCATGTCGCATGGAAGTAAATGTCACCCTAGCAGGGCAGAGCTTGCAAACCACAAGTCCCCGGGGCGAGGATGTGTCAGTCACCCTGGCCTCTGCTCGTCCCGGGTTGGCTGCAAACTGAAAGGCAGCTGCACAAATTCAGTTGGAGGCAAGTCCGTGCGGGATCTCAGGACATCCTGCTCTGTGAACGAGACCACAAGCCGTTAAAAGTCAGAGGCTGGGCCGATGCTAAATCCATTCCAACCGCAGAATCAGGGAAATAATTATCTCCAAAAAGAGATCTGGTTTTAATAAGGAGCCACCATTCATTTTAAACCTCTCtactctttttttcccctctctttgTTCTGCAACAGATGAAGGGAATGGTGAGAAGCGCAATACTGATGGGAGAGTGGGCTTTACGCTTAGATGCCTGGGACTCCCCAAATAAAGGAATCTAGACTTTAGaaggacagcgtggaaacaggcctttcggccgactggcgatcaccccgtacactagcactatcctacacactagggaaaatgttacaattttaccgaagccaattaacctacaaacctgttcgtctttgaagtgtggcgtgaaaccggagcacccagagaaaacccacacgatcacagggagagcattcAAACACCACATAGAcaccacccattgtcaggatcgaacccgggtcgctggcgctgtaagacagcagctctaccgctgcgccatggtgccACCCTCTAGACTAGATCATTAATGCCAGTACCTGCTGCCAGATGAACTCAACTTCCCACTTTGAGCCTTGTTCTCGGCTTCACACTttgcactccagcactttgtgtcctttagtgtagGAAGATAGATAGGTCTGTGTCCGCAGGCATGGACATAGCAGGCAGAATGGCGTGCTCTCCTGCtgtctgattctatgactctataatcatTGCCACAACAACCCTACACTTCTCCCTCCAGCCTGAAACTCAGCCGGCTGGTTTCCAAGATTAACTTTAAAACAAAGACTTTGAACTACTTGGGAACCCTCCAGGGGAGCAGACTTGTTGTCTGTTTGTCATCTCTCATTTGTTAACACTGGAAGCAGAGTTAAATTcaattacagtaaaccctcgttttaacagacctctttataatggattttgatgATAGCAGACAGACCTATGGACGGGCTACCTGCGCCTAGCCCGACTCGCACCGACCGCTCCCAGGCTGGACCTTCCGCCGACACCACTGCTGGGCCACGCAGCTTCCTCGGCCGTTTCCAGACCGCGCCCGCCGCTCAATCTCACCTGCACACCGGCCACGACCAgtgactccgccgatcctcgtCTCTCCCCCGGCCGCCAGCAGGCCAGGGCcgacaactcacctggattccaggcccagttccggaccgagagtctgaagaagggtctcgaccgttacgaaacgttacctatcaatgttcttattcacaaaatgctggagtaactcagcaggtcaggcagcatctcgggagagaaggaatgggtgacgtttcgggtcgagacccttcttcagtctgaagaagatttttattttgtgaataaaaaccttcgatttgtaccagcatctgcagttatcttcttatactacctatcaatgttctccagaggtgctgcctgacctgccaggttacgacagcactttgtgttcttttgtgtatcaaccagcaaCCACTCGGTtagagcggacaatcggcaataatggacaccattctccctccccccaccccccaaggtccattataacgagggtttactgtcctCCCAAAGTAATATCCTTGGAGTAATTAGCAGGCCAAGGGTAAACCAAGCAGGTTAAAAATGCTGACATCCACAAAGCGCACTCAATCGGATTTAAGATGCAGCAAACACACTCACCTCTTCCTCTTCCTGATGTACAGAACCTAGATGCAAGGAAAATTAGTCTTTAGTGGAAAGCATAGCAAGAAAAATAATCATGGACAAAATATACCACAGAAACAGAGCATAACTAATGAGAGAGCCAAGAACCAGCAATCCAAAATAATGGCATATACTGCAAATTCTGGCCAACACTATAAATTGGATTGTTCTCTCCACagtgtcaatcatggctgatctatctttccctctcaacacaattctcctgccttaaccctgtaacctttgacgcccttactgatCAAAAACTTTCAAATTTCTAGGTAGGATTAAATATCACCAACATCTTCTccaggaccacccatattgaagcagtgaccaagaaagcacaccaatgcctctacttcctaaggcttaggaagttcggcatgcccccaacaaccctcactaacttctacagatgcaccatagaaagcattttatcacaaaccaaccttccttccattgactccattgataCCTCaaactgtctcggcaaggccaccagcataatcaaagatgattcgcaccccagccattccctcttctcccctctcccatcgggcaaaaggtatagaagtgtgaaaacgcacacctccagattcaaggccagtttcttcccagctgttatcaggcaactgaaccatcctaccgcaaccagaaagtactattt
This genomic interval carries:
- the c17h3orf18 gene encoding uncharacterized protein C3orf18 homolog, which produces MATPIFGVTLGTERINVTDRITLQTATMVTNGTNTTSTALPDAEMGRSRIGLVLVPVGVITIIALAVAMVLYIRKRKRLEKLRHQLMPMYNFDPGEEQDELEQELLDHGRDATSQGLQSKILMPSQASLQRPSRLVFTDVANAINA